The proteins below are encoded in one region of Meriones unguiculatus strain TT.TT164.6M chromosome 18, Bangor_MerUng_6.1, whole genome shotgun sequence:
- the Serpinb7 gene encoding serpin B7, which yields MASLAASNAEFGFDLFREMDSSQGNGNVFFSSLSIFTALALIRLGARGDCARQIDKALYFNIPSRQGNSSNNQPRLQYQLKRVLADINSSHKDYELSIVNGLFAEKVYDFHKSYIDCAEKLYDAKVERVDFTNDIEVTRYKINKWIENETHGKIKKVLGGNSLSSSAVMVLVNAVYFKGKWKSAFTKSETLSCRFRSPTCPGKAVAMMHQERRFNLSTIQDPPMRVLELQYHGGISMYIMLPENDISQIEGKLSFRNLMSWTSRRKMKSQYVNVFLPQFKIEKNYEMRSHLKSLGLKDIFDESSADLSGIASGGRLYVSKLMHKSFIEVMEDGTEASAATESNIVEKLLPESTVFRADRPFLFVIRKNGIILFTGKVSCP from the exons ATGGCCTCCCTTGCTGCATCAAATGCAGAATTTGGCTTCGACTTATTCAGAGAGATGGATAGCAGTCAAGGAAACGGAAATGTATTCTTCTCTTCACTGAGCATCTTCACTGCTCTGGCCCTCATCCGTTTGGGTGCTCGAGGTGACTGTGCACGTCAAATTGACAAG GCACTTTACTTTAACATCCCATCAAGACAAGGAAACTCTTCTAACAATCAG CCAAGGCTGCAGTATCAATTGAAAAGAGTTCTCGCTGATATAAACTCATCTCATAAGGATTATGAACTCAGCATTGTCAATGGACTTTTTGCAGAGAAAGTGTATGACTTTCATAAG AGCTACATTGACTGTGCTGAAAAGTTATACGATGCCAAAGTGGAAAGAGTTGACTTCACAAATGATATAGAAGTAaccagatataaaattaataaatggatcGAAAATGAGACACATG GCAAAATCAAGAAGGTCTTAGGTGGCAACAGCCTCAGCTCATCGGCTGTCATGGTGCTGGTGAATGCTGTCTACTTCAAAGGCAAATGGAAATCTGCCTTCACCAAGAGTGAGACCCTCAGCTGCCGCTTCAGGTCTCCCACG TGTCCTGGGAAAGCTGTTGCTATGATGCACCAAGAACGGAGGTTCAATTTGTCGACAATTCAGGATCCACCCATGCGGGTTCTTGAGCTGCAATATCATGGCGGCATAAGCATGTACATCATGCTGCCCGAGAATGATATATCCCAA ATTGAAGGCAAGCTGAGCTTTCGGAATCTAATGAGCTGGACGAGTAGGAGGAAAATGAAATCTCAGTACGTGAATGTGTTTCTTCCTCAGTTCAAGATAGAGAAGAATTATGAAATGAGAAGCCATTTGAAATCTTTAGGGTTGAAAGATATCTTTGATGAGTCCAGTGCAGATCTCTCTGGAATTGCTTCTGGAGGTCGTCTCTACGTATCAAAGCTAATGCACAAGTCATTCATAGAGGTCATGGAGGATGGCACAGAGGCCTCTGCTGCCACAGAAAGTAACATCGTTGAGAAGCTGCTTCCTGAATCCACAGTGTTCAGAGCTGATCGCCCCTTTCTGTTTGTCATCAGGAAGAACGGCATCATCTTATTCACTGGAAAAGTCTCCTGTCCTTAA